The following coding sequences are from one Parafrankia discariae window:
- a CDS encoding glutamate synthase subunit beta, with the protein MADPTGFLKHRRELPTRRPVDVRITDWREVYESFPEPALRHQAGRCMDCGIPFCHEGCPLGNIIPEWNDLARRSDWSEAIERLHATNNFPEFTGRLCPAPCEAACVLGIGDDPVTIKQIEVTIIDRAIADGAVVPVPPSVRTGRRVAVVGSGPAGLAAAQQLTRAGHEVVVYERADRVGGLLRYGIPEFKMEKRVLDNRLAQMEAEGTSFVTSCNVGVDITADELRSSYDAVVLAGGSTVGRDLPVPGREFKGIHLAMEFLVPANRVQQGDLAETTISAAGKRVVIIGGGDTGADCLGTSHRQGALSVHQLEIMPRPPATRPPANPWPSFPIVYRVSSAHEEGGERVFAVSTERFVGDDEGNVRALLMHEVQMVDGRFQKVEGSETELPCDLVLLAMGFVGPERPGLLEQLGVELDARGNVSRDLGWSTSVPGVFVAGDMGRGQSLIVWAIAEGRSAAAAVDRYLTGTTDLPAPILPTRRP; encoded by the coding sequence ATGGCTGACCCGACTGGCTTTCTCAAGCATCGCCGGGAGCTGCCCACGCGCCGCCCGGTGGACGTGCGCATCACCGACTGGCGCGAGGTGTACGAGTCGTTCCCGGAACCGGCGCTGCGGCACCAGGCGGGCCGGTGCATGGACTGCGGCATCCCGTTCTGTCACGAGGGCTGTCCACTCGGGAACATCATTCCCGAGTGGAACGACCTCGCCCGGCGCTCGGACTGGTCCGAGGCGATCGAACGGCTGCACGCGACGAACAACTTCCCGGAGTTCACCGGGCGGCTCTGCCCCGCGCCGTGCGAGGCGGCCTGCGTGCTGGGCATCGGGGACGACCCGGTGACCATCAAGCAGATCGAGGTCACCATCATCGACCGCGCCATCGCGGACGGGGCGGTCGTCCCGGTGCCGCCGTCGGTGCGCACGGGCCGTCGTGTCGCGGTTGTCGGCTCCGGCCCGGCCGGCCTGGCCGCCGCCCAGCAGCTCACCCGGGCCGGCCACGAGGTGGTCGTCTACGAGCGGGCCGACCGCGTCGGTGGCCTGCTCCGCTACGGGATCCCCGAGTTCAAGATGGAGAAGCGGGTCCTCGACAACCGCCTGGCGCAGATGGAGGCGGAGGGGACGTCGTTCGTCACCTCGTGCAACGTCGGCGTCGACATCACCGCCGACGAGCTGCGCTCGTCCTACGACGCGGTCGTCCTGGCCGGCGGGTCGACGGTGGGGCGTGACCTGCCCGTCCCCGGGCGGGAGTTCAAGGGCATCCACCTGGCCATGGAGTTCCTGGTCCCGGCGAACCGGGTGCAGCAGGGGGACCTGGCCGAGACGACGATCTCCGCGGCCGGGAAGCGGGTCGTGATCATCGGTGGTGGTGACACCGGGGCGGACTGTCTGGGCACCTCGCACCGACAGGGCGCTTTGTCCGTGCACCAGCTCGAGATCATGCCGCGCCCGCCGGCCACCCGGCCGCCGGCGAACCCGTGGCCGTCCTTCCCGATCGTCTACCGGGTCTCCAGCGCGCACGAGGAGGGCGGCGAGCGGGTCTTCGCCGTCTCCACCGAGCGGTTCGTCGGCGACGACGAGGGCAACGTGCGGGCATTGCTCATGCACGAGGTCCAGATGGTCGACGGGCGGTTCCAGAAGGTCGAGGGCAGCGAGACCGAGCTGCCGTGCGACCTGGTGCTGCTGGCGATGGGCTTCGTCGGGCCGGAGCGTCCCGGCCTGCTCGAGCAGCTCGGTGTCGAGCTGGACGCCCGCGGCAACGTCTCCCGTGACCTCGGCTGGTCGACGTCGGTGCCCGGCGTGTTCGTCGCCGGTGACATGGGCCGCGGCCAGTCCCTGATCGTCTGGGCCATCGCGGAGGGGCGCTCGGCGGCCGCCGCCGTCGACCGGTACCTCACGGGGACGACCGACCTGCCGGCTCCGATCCTGCCGACCCGCCGGCCCTGA